Proteins encoded by one window of Mustela erminea isolate mMusErm1 chromosome 5, mMusErm1.Pri, whole genome shotgun sequence:
- the SNRPA1 gene encoding U2 small nuclear ribonucleoprotein A' — MVKLTAELIEQAAQYTNAVRDRELDLRGYKIPVIENLGATLDQFDAIDFSDNEIRKLDGFPLLRRLKTLLVNNNRICRIGEGLDQALPCLTELILTNNSLVELGDLDPLASLKSLTYLSILRNPVTNKKHYRLYVIYKVPQVRVLDFQKVKLKERQEAEKMFKGKRGAQLAKDIARRSKTFNPGAGLPTDKKKGGPSPGDVEAIKNAIANASTLAEVERLKGLLQSGQIPGRERRSGPTDDGEEEMEEDTVTNGS, encoded by the exons ATGGTGAAACTGACGGCAGAGTTGATCGAGCAGGCGGCTCAGTACACCAACGCCGTGCGGGACCGCGAGCTGGACCTCCGGG GGTATAAAATTCCTGTCATTGAAAATCTAGGTGCTACCTTAGACCAGTTTGATGCTATTGACTTTTCTGACAATGAAATCAGGAAACTGGATGGTTTTCCTTTGTTAAGAAGACTGAAAACATTATTAGTAAACAACAATAGAATATG CCGTATAGGTGAGGGACTTGATCAGGCTCTACCCTGTCTGACAGAactcattctcaccaacaatagTCTTGTGGAACTG GGTGATCTGGACCCTTTGGCATCTCTCAAATCACTGACTTACCTAAG TATTCTAAGAAATCCTGTAACAAATAAGAAGCATTACAGACTGTATGTAATTTATAAAGTTCCACAAGTCAGAGTACTGGATTTCCAGAAGGTGAAACTAAAA GAGCGtcaggaagcagagaaaatgtTCAAGGGCAAACGGGGTGCACAACTTGCAAAGGATATTGCCAGGAGAAGCAAAAC tTTCAACCCAGGTGCTGGTTTGCCAACTGACAAGAAGAAAGGTGGGCCATCTCCAGGAGATGTAGAAGCAATCAAG AATGCTATAGCGAATGCGTCTACCCTGGCTGAAGTGGAGCGGCTGAAGGGCTTGCTGCAGTCCGGGCAGATACCTGGCAGGGAACGCAGATCAG GCCCCACTGATGATGGAGAAGAGGAGATGGAAGAAGACACAGTCACAAATGGGTCCTGA